From a single Chiloscyllium punctatum isolate Juve2018m chromosome 31, sChiPun1.3, whole genome shotgun sequence genomic region:
- the LOC140457198 gene encoding amino acid transporter heavy chain SLC3A2-like: MSSEAGMKDAELGLKEVELNEVDQEKLPMTAGLAGDTNGALKGEKGEASPGSGPGVGPPTPTKFTGLSKDELLAVASSPAWVRSRWLLLTLFWLAWLAMLAGAVVIIVQAPRCRPLPPSPWWQRGGLYRIHSPAFQDSDGDGEGDLAVASCPFQA; encoded by the exons ATGAGCTCTGAGGCCGGGATGAAGGACGCTGAGCTGGGCCTTAAGGAGGTCGAGCTGAACGAAGTAGACCAGGAGAAGCTGCCGATGACAGCGGGCCTGGCTGGGGACACGAACGGGGCTCTGAAAGGGGAGAAGGGGGAAGCGAGTCCCGGCTCGGGCCCTGGAGTTGGGCCTCCGACTCCCACTAAGTTCACGGGCCTGAGTAAAGATGAGCTGCTGGCGGTGGCGAGCAGCCCGGCCTGGGTCCGGAGCCGCTGGCTGCTCTTGACCCTCTTCTGGCTGGCCTGGCTCGCCATGTTGGCCGGGGCGGTGGTCATCATCGTCCAGGCCCCGCGCTGCCGCCCGCTCCCACCCTCCCCCTGGTGGCAGCGCGGCGGCCTCTACCGGATACACAGCCCGGCCTTTCAGGACTCGGATGGAGACGGCGAGGGAGACCTGGCAg TGGCCAGCTGCCCATTCCAGGCCTAG